ATCACTTTTAGTACGTAGGACACCGCCCAACATCTTTGCCGCCAAAGGTAAACCTTTACATCTTTCAGCTATTTTCTTGCCTAGTATTTTAAAAGCCGGGTGGCTCTCAAAATTTGTTGctccaagagcatgaaatgcCAATAAGCTTATACAATTATCAAAGGACAATTCCCTCAAATGATATGGTGAAGCTCTTGTTATGGAAGCAACATTAAGGTTGCGAGTCGtgatgatgatcttgcttcCGCTAGCCCCCGCTTCAAATGGCTTTAAGAGGGCGGTCCATTTTTCATACTTCTCATTCCATATATCATCtaaaaccacaagaaacttcttcccAGCTAGATTATCCTTCAACTTAACTTGAAGCTTGTTAAGATCTTTGTCATCATCGGACGACCTAGTGATCGACTGCAAAATAGTTTTTGTTATGTCAAGGACATCGAAAACATCTGACACACAAACCCATGCTTTCTTCTCAAAACAACTATTCACTTTGGCATCATTATATAGCCGCTGAGCCAAGGCCGTCTTTCCAACACCGCCCATCCCAACTATGGGGACTATGCTTAGTGTGGCATCAGAATTTTTGACCTCACGGATCAATAGTTCGAGTATCTCCATTTCTTCCTTCTCCCCGCCGACAAACCGAGGCTCCGGCAGAGAACTAGTGGGATCCCTTTTGTTGCCGTAGTTGGATCTATCCACAACATTGTCTCTCAAACTTAGATAATCCCTCCTTTTGACAATCGCTTCAAACCTACCATTGATATCTTGGACCTTAGTGTCAGACACGAGTGAGCCCGGTCgtgtaaaagaaaagaacttccTTTTCCATTGACCTCTACTTGTTCTGGATTCTACCTCCAACTTAACTTGAGTGGCTTTGATGTCGAACTCATCGAGCAAGTCTTCTATGTCAAAGGCCAAGTCCCTAACATCATCGAGCCACAGCTTCACTAGACAATTACCGCTAAGTTGCTTTTCCTCTGCATCATCCACCACTGCATTGATTGTGACTAGTATCCTCTTCCAATCATCAAGGATGGTGGTGTCAATTCCTTCCCGTTGCACATAGTCTGATGCCAAAGAACTCAACTTGTCAAACAAGGTCTGAAAGAAGGAACCCAAAATGATCTCCCCAATGGCCATGGGTGAATCAATCACTGTCGAGAACAACAAAGTGTTTTGGTGAAGTAAAGTAAAATGAgctaatggaaagagaaaaCTATGAATTCCAGGAAGACCAAGACGTCCACTtaccaaaaagaataaaaaaaggaccAAGACTTTCAAGGGATGCACACCAAAGTTTAGACAAATCAAACTAAAATAGTTTTTTGTCCAAGAGTGCCTGTTTTGTCAATTGTTCTCCCTTTTCTTCGGATCTAGACTTTTCTTGTGGGCATCCAAAACAGAGGataaatgtgatttttcttcATATGACCAACTTAGAGCTCACACgtattttcatcaaaaacttCATTACTTACTAGTGTTGTGTTGGCTTTTCACGCATTCATATATTATTAGAATCTCTATGATTTCATTGTCCttgtttttttgctttattgTTGAATATGCAATCAATGTAGGCTTTTACATGGCGATTACAATGCTGAAAATTTGCATATGTTTATGATATGAGAAGATTATCGGTTCCTCCTTCAATATGAATGACCATGTAAAGACATCAAAGGTGACTAATTTTGTCCGTTCAATGAGGAAAACAAAGCACATGCTTTGggctaaacaagaaaaaggtcAGGTGCACCAActaatccattaaccaaattgCTTTAGTTTACTTTGCAAATAGTGAAGGAGTCAATAATCATTAACTAACATTACATAATCTAGTGAAAATTATACTTTATGCATCAAACCATCGTTCTCTTATCAAACGATTCCGATGATCAACTTTTACCTTAGCACCCTTCGGCAGATCATCGTTGTCATCTTGCTATGAAGTTTTACCATTGTAACTGACACTTACAGCCTATATTGATCGCATATCCACAGTATGCGATCAATGAGCGGAATCGTTCGAAAAGCACGTGTTTTGttgatgttgtcttgaattccacaaaattcaatCGGGAAATCTAGGAAGGCTTGAAGATTGCAGGCTATTtgtttccaaatatatttcctagatttggaCCTATCTATAAGAGACTTTCATGGGAAATAGTCTTGATTCAATGTAACTGAGATGTATCATGATACCTCTAATATATAGGGGATAATCACTGAAGATTTATCAGTTAGTTTAGGAAAGTGGGGATCTGAAGATATATTTATTTCAGCATTGTATCATGTACTCTTGTGATATGCTCAAATAagaaatcgtctctctctctctcccgtggacgtaggtgGATTTTTTCACCGATCCACGTAAATCTCCGTGTTCTTGATTATTCATGTTTACTTTTCTCATTTAGTTAGGGTGTTCTTCCACACAACATGCTTTCCATCTAGCCTTGCGTCTGTTTATCTACATCTTTTTGTGCAACACGAAGGCATCCCCTCTAGAAGCGTTCTTTAAACTTTTTGTATTCTGAATCGTGTGAAGTTCACCCAGACATTTCGTGCTCTCCATCAACAATGTATTTACTATTTACCTTGAATTAAAGCAAATGtccctattttctttttgtcttctattGGTCTAcgattaaggaaaaaaaatgacgaGTCTTCCATAATTTGGTAACATCATAATGAAAAATTCACAAGGAGATTAGAACCATATTAATCTGTTTaacaatatgatttttcttttttggtatgaGCATTTCACTTCTTTCAGGTGGtgactttgtattttttttccctctcccttttctctatcatatcttttattttctggtAGCGGGAATGCACGATTATAaacatttacttttcatttacactttttttcaatgaattatATCTAAAACATGTACTAAACCCTTAATGTGACATCCGGATTTCGCTGGACCTCGAATATGTAACTGTCCGTGTCGACGAATTTGTTGTCAGACTGCATCGTTGGCGCCACTTTCGGTCGCCGTTTCATCACCACTCTCACCATATCGAAACGTTATGTTTCGTCACATTCTCACGATAGCATCTCACCTAGGAATCTTTTCACGTAGGGCCACCCGTGAGACCCATCTCTTCCGCATTTGCACCTTATTAAAGCGAGTTTTCAAGCACACGGAGACGTCGACTCCCGAAGTTGTGGCCCCATCAAGGTACCCCTCCTTCACGCGATCGAGGAACTCGCCCATGCATAGCCATGCATACGTCCATTTGGGGTTCAACAAAGGAGGATATTTGACCACCTAATAGCCCTAAATAAATTGCCTTTCCCCCATGCACGTACAGAACCATGCAGCCCCTTCTCTCTCGCAGTTCAACCggtcaacaaaaagggaagatttTGACCGAAGGAGCAGCCACGTCCAGCATGCATGCAAGGTTGACCATGCAGCCACGATTTCTTCAACTGGACATCTATTTGAAGACTTTGACTCCTTGAAGCCCACGTCCTGCACTCGAGCTGCTGCCACGCCCCTCTCCTTCTTCGACCAGCGTACCGAGTGCAGGAGCAAGGAGTCGGACACGTCTCTTGCATGGACATGCAAGATGTCCTTCGACCGGCACCGGATTTCCTCTCCTGTTGACTGTCACGAAGGCCCGCTTAGTTGACCCATGCAGTCAACAAAAGGGAAGACGCGTCTACGCATGGGAAGGGACAGATGTCGACTAAAATTCTTCAAGGACAGCCACGCTCTGCTCGAGCTGTCCTCGCCTCTTCGCTGTCACCGCACGCGTGACTCAAGGAGTCAACGGCCAAGAGGGATTGATTTCCTCTTGCATCCGGTGAAGCCGAGTTTCTTTCCCCCCATTTTCTCTAGTTCTCCACCCCTTTGATGATGGCAGCGAACTCTCAGTCGAAGGTCTTCCATAGCTCAGGCATCGTCACCAGCTATGTAGGACCGATATAGACACGTGACACaagacacgacacgacacgatacgacacgacacacgatatttctcaaaaaatagagatttCCGACATGTtttgacacgttatatattaaatatatatttttatatataaatacaaaaatagataataaaaagagcatagaattaatttatactaaaaatatttattcaacatttgttaatatcattcattattttaatttgatagagattgaataagaaatttaaaaattgcaaacccaaaagagtaaatttgaaggaacatgTCATGTTTTCTTACAATCGTCAGAAATTAGTGAGATTTCTCATAGTTCTAGACAAAGTTCGGAGTTCATGATATAGACTGGCTTGGAGCTCCTATGTAAAACAaggttcaagaaaaatgaaaatctaagacaagaactctcaaagtacgaccaaaagaaaaggaaataactaaattcgCCATGGAAAATGTAAGAGATAACTTACAAGCTAATGACATAGAACAAAAGAGATAACTCACAGGCGACGCCTGCAAGAggcaaaaagaagcaaaaaagaaaaaaaaaatcacaactgCGGGGGCGGTGGAGCAACGCCGGCAAGATGAGGGGCGTTTCATCATCACTCATgggaatgtcaaaacttataaGTAAGAACTTGAGAGTGAGAATTTTCTTTggtctcttttatttttgttattttcattatttttatatatttatattttaacccctcaagtattgaaaatttttaaaattgaccccgtgcgtgtcggaattgcgtgttgaaattttggactcgcgtgtcggagcgtgttggGAAGAGTTGACCAAGTGTTGGATTTCTCAACATTCGTTGATTGTGTGTCGGAAACATGTtagagtgtcggacacgacacgaaggcttccggagagtgtctgTGCTTCTTAGGCCACCGGTAGACAACCACCCACACCACATTGCTGTATCCCACGCCATCGGCCTCCTCACCATCCCGTACCTAGCTACTAGCCGCACCACCACACCACTCTGTCACCGACCCCCTCATCGTTGTTGAGTCGCCCACAGACAGCCAAGCCGACCACCTCAGGAAGTCTCATCGCTTCACCTTCGGTTTGTTGCCGAAGACCACCGCCTGCCACCAGCGTCGCAGCTCAAAATCTGTTGCCGCCCCTCTGCCGCAGCAAGACTCGAGAGGCCTTGGCTCACGCCTCACTGTACGCCGTTGTTGCTTCTCTTCACCTCAACCGTAGCTGGTAGCTTGCAGTCCGCTCGCCATCAACACCACTGGACCTAAGGCAAGTTGGAGTCTACTAACCTATATAGTGTAGTGCTGTTGTTGACTGAGGAAGTGCATTGTTAGGTTGGATTGTTTGAATTTGGTGTTGAATGGTGATATATAGGATGACCGAAATTGTTTGGGGCTAGATGATTGAGGAAGCTTTATAGTTTTTATGAATACGTGTGATTTCGGACTTCAAATATGCATCAATTTTAGCGTTTGTAAAGCTTTGAGAATTCCGCTTATAAACTGTTTTGGAAAACCTCCCAATTTGTGTTGAAATTTTTATGTACCGAGGTGCTGCTCACAAatgttttaaaaagaaaagaaaaatgtttggtGTCCttgaaatctcaaacttttacaTGAACCGTTTTTAAAACCTTGAAGTCGGGAGTGAGGTTTGGAATTGCCGATATGCCgatttcaaattacttacaGTTTTGATAAACCTTTTCAATTCGGGCCGTGAGGCGCAAGTGCGGCTTGAGGATTTATAAGTGAATTTCGAAACCTATTAGAGGGTTAACTGTGGAAGTGAATCTTATGGATTTTGTATCGTGCTTTTGATTTCATTGATATGGGATTGACATATGTTTTAAAGACTATTGTTGTGGTATTGATGTGCCTTTGAAAACGTTTTGGCGTTGATTTGATTTAAATGACTACACCATGGTTGATATATTAGTGCTACCGTCGGACCCTCGGGACGACGAAGTCCCGGGAGACGGGATGCCTAGAGGTGAGACATGACACGCTCTGGATGCCTGTTGGACACCATTGTTGTGGTGAGCCCCAGAGGTTCCCtgggtgtcgggatgcccagacATATGACGATACACATTCTGGAGGGTAGGGGACACTAGTAACATAGTGAGCCCTGGCGATTTCTCATGATGCTAGGTTaggtgcgagatgcctagaaGTGAGACATGACACGCTCCGGATGCCCGGTGATTGAAATATGGAACCGGAGGCTTtcatgatgccaggttgggtgcgaatgcctagagggatgcaaacactggtcctctAGGAGTAGGTGATAGTGAATCACGAATCTGTTGAGTTTTAAAGTTGATTGTTCTGCTGAGTTACGCCAATTTGATAGTTGCACttgattatggaacaaaattgtgtggcacggtacgagacgtgtcataacgatttggccttataatcgagacccacatgattgaaatgatgtgttcTGGTTATTAAATTGCGCTTGCCATTTCATTGAAAAGCTTTATTGACTTAATGCGCATCTATTCTTTTATTGATGTGTTTTGtggattttgcatgaaatcatatGACAATGATTCTAcataatatagtttagtagaTCTTTagctgttgagtggttgtactcacccctcgTGGGGACTAACATATTTCAGAGTAAGGAAGATGTCTCTGCTGCTTGCACCTCTTGGTACTTTCTATGGGATCCCTATCGATTTACAATGGGAACAAACCGATCATCAGGATCCCGACTTTCATTCGAGTGAGGGTGATAGTGATGTTCGACACTGGCCTACCCTTGGGTTTCGTGCATCAAGAGTTCGTCATCTTGTATGTCCGAAGGAACGAACATACTCTGTAgccgctgccaccgccgctAGAGGACGATGACGGGGGATCGAGCGAAGTAGAGTGATCGAGGACATGAGGTCAACAACGAAATTTTGGACACCAACACTTGTTGATAGACGACTTGTGAATAGCTAATGGAAATGTTGGTCTAGTTTTtgatatagccaagtataggaAACTTTGGCTTTTGTTGTACCAACAAAAGACGTCTATCAAGTTTacgttaataaaaaaaaaaaagtgcttggTCAATATTTGTGTGTATCTAGTGTGCCTCATTTCAGTGTTtaggaagggagttgttggatccGCTTCCTCCATATACATTGCGTAGGGACCAAAGAATGTGTAATAAGACCCCATATGGATTCTCCGAAGTCCATTGAtataagaaagaagaatatcTAGGATGAGGAAAGAaatgtggcgaccctaatggatTGGGGGATGTTGGGGGGTGTCACAGCATTATTGGTCCCCCCCCccctcgagagagagagagctgaaaTCCATGGAGTGATGTGTTCATGGCTTTGCAGCCCCACTAACTGATTAAATATCATAAGTTTTTTTGACgccttcaaaaattaaaattaaagttaaaattgACCGACTAAAGATTCTTTAGCATAAATTAGAACTCAAAAGGGGGAGTCAACAAATATGAGAAAGTTACTCACTTTTAGGAGCGTACAATATAAAATGACAAGTTGGGCTTTTTAGGGTTGAATAATATGCGAAGTTTTTTTAATACTAGATTAATGCgcattataaaaaaatgagcAATCTCTTAAAAATTTCCGACTTAGAATACCCTTTTCTCTAACAAAACACTAAGTCATCGTGTggtcttttttaatttccataattcaaaatttaattttttttatcacaaccACCTTCACATTTTTCTCtatcttgaaagaaaaaacatgGATAAGTTTTCCAGCACTAAACTATCATTGGTTTTCACACGATGAAAACAAGTCGTCCACATGCAACACCCTTGGGGCTTTAGTAGAAACTACTTCATGTGAAGTTTAATTTGCGAATTGACTTAACTCGATTGATTACACTGGTGCACcttaaaagaatactaaatcACAAGCACCTTATTAATTCACCTTACCCCTTTCAGTTGATGGTAAATCTACCATATCTATATAACAAGGACTTCTTGTTATAACAGTAAATATTTGAAAAGACACaacaaaagttatttattttgtttggcacCGCGAAATTATAGTAAACGTGAATGAATCTCTTCTAAGAGGAATGACGCTATCCTCTTACAATATTTATTGTTGTTTACCCAATTTAATGGACTAAAATTCCAAACGACTATGTGATTATTTaatgtaaaatcccaaacttgtactgAGTAGAATCATTCCACGTCAGTGTGTGTTTAgtaagggggtgcatgacaaccagtaatttctattccagaaataatttttctatttcagacctgtttttggaatagaaatcagtttgataaacttattccgtttttctatttatggaatagaaatgagaaataaaaaattttctcatcgttcgtcaaccGATCCTTCATCCGTTGCCACCGACCACCGTCCATCGGTCGCCCGCcggccgccgcccccgccgccatCCGCCGGTCCACCGTcgtccaaaaggaagaaattttgtgtcgttatcaaacaaatttctatttttagagtagaaattttgtgtcgttatcaaatggttACTTTTGCTTAGAAACTGTTGAAAATCATAATCGAATTTTCTGGTCATTTTGTTTCcagattttccagatttttcagatcttttagatttagattttcTAGATCTTCCAGATCTTCTAGattttccagattttatttgttagtttttaggaattCGTTTACTACCTTTTTAGGGTGCTGTAGCAACTATAAAAATGTTAGATGTCTCATGTAAATATTCATTCTCTGGAGAATTAAAAACTCAAAGTAATTTCTCCTAAAATTCTTCATGGTATCGAGCATGATCCTGGACCATTCTCTTCTACCTTATTTCTGAGAGTTTCCACCATGACAAAATACCCTAGAGCTGCCATGGCAAGCGAGGTTGAGAGTGAAACCTTAGACCCTAGAGCTCAGAACTCTCCTCACATTATCCAACCTATCAATGTATCCGAAGGTGGAACTCTTCTCATCACCGGTCATAAACTTACTGGTCACAACTTCAATCAATGGTCTCATTCTGTCATGATTTTCGTTTGCGGAAAAGGTAAAGAAGATTACCTAACTGGAGTTGCCATACAACCTGAGGAGATGAGCCCAAATTATCGAACATGGAAGGCGGAAAATAACATGGTGATGTGCTGGCTGCTGaattcaatgacaaatgaaaCAGGGGAGAATTTCATGTATTACAAGACAGCAAAGGAGATTTGGGATGCTGTTCATGAAACTTATTCAAAAAAGGATAAAACCTCAACCATTTTCGAGATCAAGGGCATTTTCCATGACCTAAGGCAAGGGGAATCTTCTGTCACTGATTATTTTAACCAACTTATACGTCATTGGCAGCAACTTGACATACTGGAAGATGTGATGTGGAGTTGTCCTGAAGATAGCAAGTGGTACAAGCAGATTCAAGATTAAGAACGCATCTACAAATTTTTGTTAGGCTTGAATCAAGAGCTTGATGAGGTACGTGGATGAATTCTGAGCATAAAGCCCCTACCTAGTGTACGTGAAGTTTTTGCTGAGGTCAGGAGAGAAGAGACTCGGCGAAAGGTGATGCTTGGTTCCTCAAACAACCAGACCAATCTAGCAAATTCTGCTCTAATTGCTCGAGGATCTCAACCATCCTACAATTGAGGCACTCAATCAAACAACAACAATCAGCGAAGGGGTGGTCGTCCATGGTGTGATCATTGCAAACGAACGGGTCACACAAAAGACACATGCTGGAAAATTCATGGTCGGCCAGATGATTGGAAGCCATTAGCCTCACATCCTACTCAAAATCGAGAGAGCAGAAGCAACGTAGTCCAAACAGAAACAATCGCCGGTAAATTCAAGTCCCTTCAACAAAGAGCAGTTGGAGATGCTTAAAAGCTGCTACAAGAATCGTTCGAAGGCAACCCATCCGAAGGGGGGTTAGTACAAGAACGATAGCTCAACGAGGTAACTCTCTAAATGCCTTTAGTGCTAAACAGGAGAAGATCACCTCTTGGGTTGTAGACTCAGGAGCATCCGACCACATGACCGAATATATCATGATGTTCAACGAGTACAATCCATGTCAAAATGGCACTAGTGTTCGAATTGCTGATGGTTCTTGCTCAAAGGTGGCTGGTGTTGGATCAGTggttatttcaaaagatataacaCTGAATTCAGTATTATTTATTCCCAAACTCAGCTATAATCTTCTTTCCATCAGCAAGTTAACCAAAGATTTAGGCTGCATTACTAAATTTTTCTCACACTCATGTGAATTTTCAGGTTTTGGATTCGGGGATGACGATTGGCAGTGCTGAGATGGATGCGGGTCTCTACCTTCTGCGAGTTAATGCCTCagaatggaaaaacaagaagatgTCATGTGTAGCATCCCGTGCTAAAGAAGAGAGTGATGTAAGATTGTGGCACTATAGGTTAGGTCATCCAAATTTCTCGTATTTAAAAAGGTTGCTACCTTCTTTGTTGAATAAAGATTCAATAAAACTACAATATGAGGTGTGTCAATTATCCAAACATACTCGTAGTTCATATCCTTTGCAACCTTATAAGTCTTTTCATCCATTTCACATGATTCATAGCGATATTTGGGGACCTTCTCGTGTCAATAACATTTCTGGTTTTAGGTGGTTTGTTACTTTCATTGATGATCATACAAGACTCACTTCGCTGTttctaatgaaagaaaaatcagataTTGGCCAAATCTTTCAAACCTTCAACCTAATGATCCAAACCCAATTCAGCACAAAAATCCAAGTTTTCAAAATGGATAATGGGAGAGAATACTTTCACTCACAACTCGGGTCATATCTAAATAGGCATGGTATCATACATATTAGCTCTTGTGTAGAgactccacaacagaatggagtaGCGGAGAGGAAAAATAGGCATCTTTTGGAAGTCGCTCATTCTCTTATGTTAACCACCCATGttcctaaacatttttgggGAGAAGCAGTGTTGATAGCTACATATCTCATCAATCGTATGCCTTTCCGTGTCCTAGATTTCCAAACACCATTTCAGAGTCTATTTTGTATTTACCTACATATTCGTTTTGCCTCACATATCCCACTCAAAGTATTCGGTTGCACAACTTTTGTTCATATAAATCAGCAACATCGTAGCAAACTAGATCCTAAGTCTCTCAAATGTGTGTTTCTAGGATACGCTCCAAATCAAAGTGGATATAAGTGTTATTGCCCACAAACAAAGCGTTTTTATACCACAATGGATGTTACATTCTTTGAGCACCAGCCCTTCCACTCCAAAAATACCATTCGGGGAGAGTTGTGAGGAATATTATTTTGGGACACTTTTCATTCACTCGGGTCACAACAGACAAATACCAACTCTGCTTGTCTTCCGAGTCTACCCATTCAAGATGCTAcacaagacaaaaataaagAGGTAATTGTCTACTCTAGGCAGAAAACTCAAAAGGGGTTGGAGGACAGTATTACATCAAAGCCGGCCCAAGAGACAGACTTGAGTTCAAGACCCACAATGGATGAAGGTAATGCTCCTATAAGCTTAGAAAATTTTGATGTACTTGATGATCTTGATCAGCCCATTGCTCTTAGGAAAGGGAAGAGACAATGCACTCAACATCCCATTAACAATTTTGTGTCTTATGAAAAGTTGTCTCCTAAATATAAGGCATTTGTTTCAACGTTGAGCAACATTCAAATTCCCAAGAATATCCAGGAGGCACTTGCTCAATCCGAGTGGAAAAAAGCGATTCTTGAGGAAATTCTTGCACTTGAGAAGAATAATACTTGGGAATATACAAAATTGCCAACTGGGAAGAAATTGGTGGGATGTAAGTGGGTATTTACAATTAAGCACAATGCTGATGGTAGTGTTGATCGTTTCAAGGCAAGGCTGGTTGCTAAGGGATTCACGCAATCATATAGTATAGACTACGAAGAAACCTTCGCTCCGGTGGCCAAACTAAATTCCATTCGGGTGTTGCTCTCCCTTGCAGCTAACTTGGACTGGCCCCTACATCAATTAGACATAAAGAATGCCTTTTTGAATGGGGAATTGGAGGAAGAAGTCTTTATGGAGGTTCCATCGGGAATTGACACTAAAGAGAGCTTCAACAAGGTATGCAAACTCAAGAAATCCCTATACGGCCTAAAGCAATCACCTTGTGCTTGGTTCGAGAG
The nucleotide sequence above comes from Eucalyptus grandis isolate ANBG69807.140 chromosome 2, ASM1654582v1, whole genome shotgun sequence. Encoded proteins:
- the LOC120290522 gene encoding putative disease resistance RPP13-like protein 1; protein product: MAIGEIILGSFFQTLFDKLSSLASDYVQREGIDTTILDDWKRILVTINAVVDDAEEKQLSGNCLVKLWLDDVRDLAFDIEDLLDEFDIKATQVKLEVESRTSRGQWKRKFFSFTRPGSLVSDTKVQDINGRFEAIVKRRDYLSLRDNVVDRSNYGNKRDPTSSLPEPRFVGGEKEEMEILELLIREVKNSDATLSIVPIVGMGGVGKTALAQRLYNDAKVNSCFEKKAWVCVSDVFDVLDITKTILQSITRSSDDDKDLNKLQVKLKDNLAGKKFLVVLDDIWNEKYEKWTALLKPFEAGASGSKIIITTRNLNVASITRASPYHLRELSFDNCISLLAFHALGATNFESHPAFKILGKKIAERCKGLPLAAKMLGGVLRTKSDPNEWEDTLNNKIWDLLMAENDEVLPILKLSYVHLPSYLKRCFAYCAVFPKDYEIERDELILLWIAEGLLDGQKENENILKLGRKHFDELVSKSFLQQSSIDASKFSMHDLLNDLAKSILGGTCFS